A single window of Legionellales bacterium DNA harbors:
- a CDS encoding proline iminopeptidase-family hydrolase gives MYDKSDGFIPVKGGKIYYVLYGKKNDKHAPLIIAHGGPGFSHDTLEVLAPLSTDRTLILYDQLGCGRSDRPNDKSLWQLERYTTELDDIVKYFNLNRYHVLGHSFGGSIVLEHGLTHPSSLLSITLSSALVSVKDWIADTNIRKKELPKAIQLAIEKHEAQNTTDSEEYKNAIKEFNRRFLCRLDPKPIIYQKALENFNLDIYETMWGPSEFNCTGNLSSYERGDDLAQLGVPILLLCGDQDEVRKETLQKYMKNLPSSSDMYVFQDSAHNTYLEVTDNYIAVVKQFLEKVESVLDEN, from the coding sequence ATGTATGATAAAAGTGACGGCTTCATTCCGGTCAAGGGAGGGAAGATTTATTATGTTTTATATGGTAAAAAAAATGATAAACACGCGCCATTGATTATTGCACATGGTGGCCCAGGCTTTTCTCACGATACGCTTGAAGTTTTAGCTCCTTTATCAACGGATAGAACACTTATTTTATATGATCAGTTAGGTTGTGGACGTTCAGATAGGCCAAATGATAAATCTTTGTGGCAATTAGAGCGATATACCACAGAATTAGATGACATTGTTAAGTATTTTAATTTGAATCGTTACCATGTTTTGGGACATTCATTCGGTGGCAGTATTGTATTAGAGCATGGATTAACCCATCCCTCAAGTTTGCTGAGCATCACCTTGTCGAGTGCACTCGTTAGTGTAAAAGATTGGATTGCTGATACTAATATCAGAAAAAAAGAACTTCCAAAAGCTATACAGTTGGCGATTGAAAAACATGAAGCACAAAATACAACTGATAGCGAAGAATATAAAAATGCTATTAAAGAGTTTAACCGTCGGTTCTTATGTCGATTAGACCCTAAGCCTATCATTTATCAGAAAGCGTTAGAAAACTTCAATCTTGATATTTATGAAACTATGTGGGGGCCATCTGAGTTTAATTGTACGGGTAATCTCTCTTCATACGAAAGAGGGGATGATCTGGCTCAATTGGGTGTTCCCATATTATTATTGTGTGGTGATCAAGATGAAGTTCGCAAGGAGACTTTACAAAAATATATGAAGAATTTGCCATCATCTAGCGATATGTATGTGTTCCAGGATAGTGCGCATAATACCTATTTGGAAGTCACTGATAATTACATAGCTGTCGTGAAGCAGTTTTTAGAAAAGGTAGAGAGCGTACTGGATGAAAATTGA
- a CDS encoding helix-turn-helix domain-containing protein — protein sequence MSSENNTQEFDLLTQKEAAAMIRMSEAWFERQRWEHKGIPYIKIGGRVFYDKEDLVKWVKKQKSKPENG from the coding sequence ATGAGTAGCGAAAATAATACACAAGAGTTTGATTTATTAACACAAAAAGAAGCGGCGGCCATGATTCGCATGTCTGAGGCTTGGTTTGAGCGACAACGCTGGGAGCATAAAGGGATACCCTACATCAAAATAGGAGGGCGTGTGTTTTATGACAAGGAAGACCTGGTTAAGTGGGTTAAAAAGCAAAAAAGTAAGCCAGAGAATGGATAA
- a CDS encoding MFS transporter, with amino-acid sequence MTEWKNDEEINSQGRWWLLFAISLMALLINIDYTAVNLALVTISRELHSSLNTIQWILAAYVLAWAAVVIPAGKMADIHGQRRFCITGLLLFIVSSIIAGLAPTTPVLIIARILQGLAAAIYIPTVYGLIISSFAQKERGLTMGLISIGVGIGMALGPTFGGGLLAWLGWRWIFYINIPIALLALLIIARTTRYHKFTRSHAKFDGIGSIILGAAVVFLVVSLSKVHYFTFSAWNLSILLLSILLILIFIFWEKGRAFPIIPLSLFKQRSYLGVIIGIFLEQYAFSALIVMLALYLQKVQGYSALEAGIIFLGVSLVFGFIAAFGGYWVDKRGVRFPAAIGFVTLSLGLLLFVLLTNKAPLSMLIFILLIIGIGMGVAFAAIRAGLVKSLDKEKIGIGSSLFLLCSLVGNTLGVIFTTIIFEVVSFSDLLGKLKKHTDLLPTQINQIRQAIGHVGETHYSFTAFSPSLQHKVLELFPTAIHHGVNVALSIAMLMAILAAITCYRLIAREV; translated from the coding sequence ATGACTGAATGGAAGAATGATGAAGAAATAAACAGCCAAGGTCGTTGGTGGCTGTTATTTGCAATTAGCTTAATGGCACTGCTTATTAATATTGATTATACAGCAGTAAATTTAGCACTGGTTACCATTTCACGAGAATTGCATAGTTCGTTGAATACCATTCAATGGATTTTAGCTGCTTACGTGCTTGCTTGGGCTGCGGTGGTGATTCCTGCGGGGAAAATGGCTGATATCCATGGGCAGCGGCGATTTTGTATAACAGGATTACTATTATTTATAGTAAGTTCCATAATAGCAGGGCTTGCTCCGACAACGCCTGTGTTGATTATAGCGAGAATATTGCAAGGTCTAGCGGCTGCTATTTATATTCCCACGGTATATGGATTAATTATTTCTAGCTTTGCTCAAAAAGAGCGAGGCTTAACGATGGGACTGATTAGTATTGGCGTTGGGATCGGGATGGCATTAGGCCCAACCTTTGGTGGTGGCTTGTTAGCATGGTTGGGCTGGCGTTGGATATTTTATATAAATATTCCTATTGCATTATTAGCACTCTTGATTATTGCTAGGACTACGCGATATCACAAATTTACTAGAAGCCATGCTAAGTTTGATGGAATAGGCAGCATTATTTTAGGAGCGGCGGTTGTATTTTTAGTCGTTTCCTTGAGCAAGGTACATTACTTCACGTTTTCTGCATGGAATTTATCAATATTATTGTTATCAATATTGTTGATTTTAATTTTTATTTTTTGGGAAAAAGGGCGCGCATTTCCAATTATCCCACTTAGTTTATTTAAGCAGCGTTCATACTTAGGCGTTATTATCGGAATCTTTTTGGAACAATATGCGTTTTCTGCTCTTATTGTGATGCTTGCTTTATATTTGCAAAAAGTGCAAGGCTATTCCGCGTTAGAAGCCGGTATTATTTTCTTAGGCGTCAGTTTGGTATTTGGATTTATTGCTGCTTTCGGTGGTTATTGGGTAGATAAACGCGGTGTGAGGTTTCCTGCGGCTATAGGTTTTGTAACGTTATCTCTAGGATTATTGCTTTTTGTATTGCTTACTAACAAAGCACCATTATCAATGCTTATTTTCATATTACTGATTATTGGTATTGGCATGGGTGTAGCATTTGCGGCTATTCGTGCGGGACTTGTTAAGTCACTCGATAAAGAAAAAATTGGTATAGGATCAAGTTTATTTTTATTGTGCTCATTAGTTGGTAATACGCTAGGTGTTATTTTTACAACAATTATTTTCGAGGTTGTCAGTTTTTCTGATTTATTAGGCAAACTTAAAAAGCATACGGACTTGTTACCGACGCAAATTAATCAAATTCGCCAAGCAATTGGCCATGTCGGAGAAACGCATTATAGTTTTACGGCCTTTTCCCCATCATTACAGCATAAGGTTTTAGAATTATTTCCAACTGCCATTCATCATGGTGTTAATGTGGCGCTATCAATTGCAATGTTGATGGCGATATTAGCAGCAATAACTTGCTATCGATTAATAGCAAGGGAAGTATAA